From Primulina tabacum isolate GXHZ01 chromosome 2, ASM2559414v2, whole genome shotgun sequence, one genomic window encodes:
- the LOC142537931 gene encoding uncharacterized protein LOC142537931, which produces MGFGVTPSKVGACIQQNGTIKQLQSIMNNFQQEMQEMRSIFLQSMRQQNDQEQVASGGISSGIGNDIGSSSDINGAKKIGNVNNVMQNVEIAQRKFKNVNSEGIHDNTKCKLLHWCGDEVVAEGRVASTDPKAKVHHIPLGGTCWKVWVDKVLVEKVDLIRPNDEMLYLDDAIDSTVAWISKLIVLCD; this is translated from the exons ATGGGCTTTGGAGTTACACCATCGAAAGTTGGTGCTTGTATTCAACAAAATGGAACTATTAAACAACTTCAAAGTATTATGAATAACTTTCAACAAGAAATGCAAGAAATGAGGTCCATATTTCTCCAAAGTATGAGGCAACAAAATGATCAAGAACAG GTTGCTAGTGGTGGCATTAGTAGTGGCATTGGGAATGATATTGGCAGTAGTAGTGATATCAATGGTGCAAAAAAAATTGGTAATGTTAATAATGTTATGCAAAATGTAGAAATTGCTCAG AGAAAATTTAAGAATGTGAATAGTGAAGGTATCCATGATAATACTAAATGTAAGTTACTTCATTGGTGTGGTGATGAAGTTGTTGCAGAAGGTCGAGTTGCATCAACAGATCCAAAAGCAAAAGTGCATCACATTCCTCTTGGAGGGACTTGCTGGAAAGTTTGGGTTGATAAAGTTTTGGTGGAGAAGGTAGACTTGATACGCCCAAATGATGAAATGCTTTATCTCGACGATGCAATAGATAGCACAGTCGCATGGATATCTAAACTTATAGTTTTGTGTGATTGA
- the LOC142532338 gene encoding sufE-like protein 1, chloroplastic/mitochondrial yields the protein MSVYSRIPYSLLLHHTNTQISNTIKASSLLRSPPHKLFFFNTVTMQRIPTKKPNFSAPPSVSLQPVEELPPKLQDIINLFQGVQEPKAKYEQLLFYGRNLNPLESQYKTSDNKVQGCVSQVWVRAYLDSDKNVIFEADSDSVLTKGLAALLVQGLSGRPVDEIVRVSPDFVVLLGLQQSLTPSRNNGFLNMLKLMQKKALQLYVEAEKAGNSTGEEFGKRPVENSNLEPNDGGGDDGSKSSETYTGIDSGNGGLLGSRGMRIKEMLEKELRPLELEVEDISYQHAGHTNFRGSDAETHFNVKVVSEEFEGKSLVKRHRLIYSLLQDELQGGLHALSIVAKTPAEDGNP from the coding sequence ATGTCAGTTTATAGCAGAATCCCATACTCCCTCCTCCTCCACCATACAAACACCCAAATTTCGAATACGATAAAAGCCTCATCTTTGTTACGGTCACCACCCCACAAATTGTTCTTCTTTAATACCGTTACGATGCAAAGAATACCTACGAAGAAACCCAATTTTTCCGCTCCGCCTTCGGTTTCTCTTCAACCCGTTGAAGAGCTGCCACCTAAGCTACAAGATATTATCAATCTTTTCCAGGGAGTTCAAGAACCAAAGGCCAAGTATGAGCAATTGTTATTCTATGGAAGAAACCTGAACCCTTTGGAGTCTCAGTATAAAACCAGTGATAACAAAGTGCAAGGTTGTGTTTCTCAGGTGTGGGTCAGAGCATACCTTGATAGCGATAAAAATGTTATCTTTGAGGCCGATTCTGATTCTGTTCTCACTAAAGGGCTCGCTGCCTTGCTAGTTCAAGGTCTATCGGGCCGGCCTGTGGATGAGATTGTGAGGGTATCACCTGATTTTGTGGTGCTTTTGGGGTTGCAGCAGAGTTTAACTCCTTCTCGGAATAATGGATTCTTGAATATGTTGAAATTGATGCAAAAGAAGGCTTTGCAGCTGTATGTTGAAGCTGAAAAGGCAGGAAATTCAACTGGTGAAGAATTTGGAAAAAGACCGGttgaaaattcaaatttggagCCGAATGATGGTGGCGGAGATGATGGATCCAAATCTAGTGAAACTTATACTGGTATTGATTCAGGCAATGGAGGTTTGTTGGGCAGTAGAGGGATGCGGATTAAAGAAATGCTGGAGAAAGAGCTCCGGCCCTTAGAATTGGAAGTTGAGGATATATCTTATCAGCATGCCGGGCATACAAATTTTCGAGGAAGTGATGCTGAGACGCATTTCAATGTAAAAGTGGTTTCTGAAGAATTTGAAGGGAAAAGTTTGGTTAAGAGGCACAGATTGATTTACAGCTTGTTGCAAGACGAGTTGCAGGGTGGATTACATGCTTTGTCGATTGTGGCAAAAACGCCAGCCGAAGATGGCAATCCGTGA
- the LOC142537932 gene encoding uncharacterized protein LOC142537932: MWFCRAYIKKAAIIGLRSNRNEDLENGVEGCPISQGKEKILEENVLQAAHRYVLFNTAEIDPYIKMHIEELKQTDHCFSSNGTLLQKRHMETFSQWLSKHVYDNSSDQIRWLAHGPRKHVISYTGYITNGHRFHTTDVGRSTQDRGVSVEADTICQSSSTDSHTAGRLSYYEVIRDIVLLDYYLFKVSVFRCDWANPRTGIKMEDGFTLVNLHRGLRIFENDPFILASQAKQVFYSRENDESNWYVLLKAPPRGIYNMNFLEEDAYTSSKPLDVSRLGINITEKEPYSRNECEGIDVIDMP, from the exons ATGTGGTTTTGTAGAGCTTATATAAAAAAAGCTGCTATTATTGGTCTACGATCTAATCGGAATGAGGATTTGGAGAATGGAGTGGAAGGTTGCCCAATTTCTCAAGGAAAAGAAAAGATTTTAGAAGAAAATGTGTTGCAAGCAGCACATCGATATGTGTTGTTCAATACTGCAGAAATTGATCCTTACATAAA GATGCACATTGAGGAGCTTAAACAAACAGATCATTGTTTCTCAAGCAATGGCACATTGTTACAAAAACGACATATGGAAACATTTTCTCAATGGTTATCAAAACATGTTTATGACAATTCTTCAGATCAGATTCGATGGCTAGCACATGGTCCAAGAAAACATGTTATATCTTATACAGGTTATATTACAAATGGACATCGGTTCCACACAACTGACGTTGGAAGATCGACACAAGATCGTGGTGTTTCAGTTGAAGCCGATACTATTTGTCAATCTAGTTCTACTGATTCACATACAGCAGGAAGACTATCATATTATGAGGTTATACGAGATATTGTGTTACTAGACTATTATTTGTTCAAAGTTTCTGTCTTTAGATGTGATTGGGCCAATCCTAGAACTGGTATCAAAATGGAGGATGGTTTTACACTGGTCAACTTACACCGAGGACTAAGAATTTTTGAAAACGATCCTTTCATTTTAGCATCACAAGCAAAGCAAGTTTTCTATTCTAGGGAAAATGATGAATCAAATTGGTATGTTTTGCTAAAAGCGCCGCCTCGAGGTATTTATAACATGAATTTTCTTGAAGAGGATGCATATACGTCGTCAAAACCTCTTGATGTGTCCAGACTTGGGATTAACATTACTGAGAAAGAACCGTATTCAAGAAATGAGTGTGAGggaattgatgtgattgatatGCCATGA